Genomic DNA from Klebsiella variicola:
TCCACTAAGAACTGTAAATTTGAATTACAGTTTAATCAGTTTATTTCGATAGTGTCAAATCATTCGATATGAGGCCTGAAGAAAAAATCTGTATAATCTTTCTCATGTGTTTGTTTGGGTGGATGAAGATGAACTTTGGTGTTCGACTGCAACGAGTCTTAGATGAGATAGGAATGTCTCAATCAGAACTGGGGCGGAGGATCGGTGCGACATCCCAATCAGTGAATGGCTGGTGTCAGGCTGGAATCCTTCCCAGGAAAGAAATGCTTGAGCAACTTCCTGATATAACAGGAAAACCTTTGTATTGGTTTTTCATGACAGATGAAGACGAAGAGACGCTGCAGCCGCCAAGATCGGAAGATATCTATGTCCTTACCCCGGAGACCAAAAAGCTCATAGAAATTTACGATCAGCTTCCTCAAGTGGAGCAAGAACGATTCGTCGGGTTAATGCAGTTAAGGCTGGAAGAACTCGATGCTTTCATGAACGAATATTTAATGAAACGAAAGAAAGACTAGAACAGCCTTACCCGCCCCTTCATAAGCGCCGCCTTCGGGCGGTTTTTTTGTGCCTGCTCCCCACCTCACATCCAATTCTGAAATTTAAATCATCAGTTTTAATTGACAGATGTAGTTTATATCGATAATACTATCTCCGTCCTATGACGTCATCGAGGCAGGAAGCCCACGAAGTAGCTGCCGGCGGCATACGAAACACCGGATGAGATGACAGCAATATCAATCGCAGCAGGTTCAACGTTCGGCTGCCCGGCCTTAAGGGAAGGAAATGAGTATGGATAAAGCATATGAAGACTATTTTGAAAGCCTCTCTGAAGGTGAGGAGGCGCTGAGTTTCAGCGAGTTTACCGCGGCGCTTTCAGGTAAGCCGGCAGACTGCGCCTCTTCTGAAATGTAATGGAAATCCTGCGCGCTTCGTGGTGGTGAATTGCAGGGTGAAAAAGCTCAATCGTGAAGATCAGCGTCACGACACCACCGACGAAGCGCGTCGAAGTAGTGAAAATAAAAAATCAGGGTTTGCAATGCGGTGAATGCGGCTATGCGCACGCGACACAGTTAAAAAAGTAAACATGGCGGTTATTCACACATTGTGGGGAAAAAGTTGTCGGCGGTAGTTGTTAACTGGCTGCCGTCACCGGGAGGCACCCGGCGCCGCATTGCAAAACCACATCCTAATACTGAGTTAACTGGAGATAACTATGAAGGATTTTGCCCGAGTACCTACCGGGAACCAGGCGACCCGCCTGAACTGGTTCGAGGTGAGACTACGCCAGCTGTGTTACTTGCTGGCGCAGAAAGGAAACCCT
This window encodes:
- a CDS encoding transcriptional regulator; translation: MSQSELGRRIGATSQSVNGWCQAGILPRKEMLEQLPDITGKPLYWFFMTDEDEETLQPPRSEDIYVLTPETKKLIEIYDQLPQVEQERFVGLMQLRLEELDAFMNEYLMKRKKD